AAAGAAAGTTTTATTCCCTAAGATGGGCTATCAAGTTTATGCTCCGTCTAAAAAAGGAGTATATATTATTTATAACAAGAATAATGAAGTTGTCCATGTCGGATGTACTCCTCGTGCAAAGAATGGAATAAAACAAAGATTATGCAATCATCTCCAAGGAAAATCGTCATTTGTGGCACAATTTTTAAAACGCAACGGAGCAAAACTTAGATGCGGATATAGCTTCCGTTGCCTAATCGTAGATGATTCTTGTGATCGAAAATATTTGGAGGCGCTTACGATTGGCAAATTATGTCCGAAACATATTGGAAAAGGGTAATAAAGTAAACCAGCCTTTAATAACGCTCATAATAGTCCTTGCTGTTTTTGGAATTACGGCAAGGGCTTTTTGTTATCAAGCGGACGTTACCGATATTAGTGGGAATAAATATTTTCCTGCCGTAAATGAAGCCATTACTAAAGCAGAGAAGTCGATAAACGTTGTGATGTTTGCGGTAGAGTCGTCTTTATCCAGGCTGGATTCAAAGCCCAATAAGCTTATAAATGCGCTTATCGAAGCAAAGAATAGGGGAGTGGACGTAGAAGTTATCTTAGATCAAAATATTGATTTTGTTCAGAGAAGGCACGCAAGCGACTGGGAAGCCAAAATCAAGTGCACAAGAGCTTACAAGCGCTTCAAAGAAGCAGGAATAAAGGTTTACTATGATGAACCGGCAAGATATACTCACGCCAAAGCTGTCATTATAGACAAAAAAATAGTCATCTTGGGTAGCACTAACTGGACCGAATCTTCCTTTGACAATAATATCGAAACAAGCGTCTTAATTAACTCTCCACAATTAGCGGAAGAAATCTTAGCTTACTTAAAAACCATTAAGATAGACACAAAAATAGACGAATACCTCGACACAATCGGCCCATCCGTTCCGCTATCTTGGGAGTTTATAGAAAATCCGAAACTCGCGCCTCTCTTGATAAAGGACCAAGCCGAGAGAGCTTTCGATGTTTATTTATATCTGCTATGGAAATATGACGGTAATCCGCAAGCTAAATTAACGCTCTTTTACGATGACCTTGCCAAGTATCTCGGTATTTATGAAGGTTGGACAAGCGAAAATTACAGAAGACAGATAATTAAAGTATTTAAGAAATTAGAGCAAAAATACAGATTGCTCAAATTTGAGCCTCGGTACGCGAAGGAAGCAGCAATAACGCTATTGAATTACGATGAAGGCAGGGGGATATATGCGATACCAGATGAACAGTATTTTGAGCTCCCTGACGATTATTTTAAATTGGGCTGGAACAGGGAATTATCCCTAAGAGCCAAATTCTGCTATCTTATAAATCTTGCCAATACCGACATAAGCGACATAAAGCCGTATTGGTCAAAAAGCGTAAATACAATAACTAAGCAATTCGGCGATATTGGCCAGGATGTTATCAATAAAGGGATGGGCGAATTAAGACGTAAAAGCTTACTTGAAGTAAAATACGATGAATTATCCGGCAAGCTCTATGAGCAGAGAAGGCCCAAGATGTACAAGCTCTTAAAACTCTATGATCCGAAAGTGCGGGAGGCGCAGCTTGGGGCGATAGAGGAGAAGTATAGCAAAGAAGCCTTTACCAAGGCAAGAAAATACGCGGAAATTGTCTTTGAAGAGAATAACCCCGAAGTGATAGAAGACATAATCTTGAAGACAAAAGAATATGGAGCGAAAGAAATAAAGAGGGTTTTTGACGCCGTCAGCCAGAAAAATATAGATAATCCCAAGCGGACCTATATTTATGTAACGCGGATAATAGGAAGGACAGAATAAGCAGAAAGCGCTGCAGGGTGGGTTGATACGATATGGAAAAAACTAAGATACGATACGAAGTAGACCCGCACAATCGGCTTATTTTGAAAAAGACAGGCAAGAAGTCTGAGGTGAGCGGGTTTAGGGCCGTTCTCGATGGGAAATTTGAGATAGGCGAGGATAACACGCTTATCTATCACGTCAAGAAATCGCAAGGAATAGATACGCCTCAACAGGTCAAACTGCGCGGCAAATGGGCCTTAGATGATGAGCATAATCTGGTGCTTACTTTAGACAAATGGGCAAACCAGATTGCCGGGAATAAGCTTACTTTGGAAAGTGAGCTGATAGACACCAAAGATAATATGCTCATCTTTTCACTGAGTTCCAAAGACAGCGAGGGCAATGACCACATTTATATAGTAAATCTTGGCGGCAGATGGCAGGCAGATGAATATAACCGCCTGACCTTTAACGTGGAAAAAGAATCCGGTCCAAGCGATAGAATTACCTTGCAAGGCGGCTGGGAGGTAAATAACCAAAACGAGATTATCTACACTTATGAAAAAAGAATACGCGCAAAACGGAAAAAGATAATTCAAACCATCACCTTTAAGGGGTACTGGGATATAATCGGCAAAAACAGACTCATCTATGTTTTAAATAAAGAAATAAATTCTGGATTTGACTTTCAGGTAAGTGTAGGCAAACCCGCAGAAAGAGGGCTGCAGTATGAGTTAGGCGTAGGAGCGGCTCCAAGCAAAAAAACGATCACCCTCTTTGGTAACTGGAAGGTAGATAAGAACCTAGGCTTGTTATTTGAGATGCCCTATGCAGAAGGCCAAATCCGCAGCATTGTTCTGGGTGGGTGGGCAAAGCTGGATAAGAATTCCAGGCTTGAGGTGAGATTAGAAAACAAAATAGGCGAAGATTTGGGGATAGATGTTAAACTTTCAAGGGATATCCTCGAGGGGCAAGGAGAAGCCTTTATTCAGGCATTAAGTTCGCGTAAAGAAGTTTCCATAGTCGCCGGACTGGGGTTTAGGTGGTGAGAAAAGAGTTATGCCTACTCTTAATGGAGATTCACTGAAAATCGGCCATGTAATTTTGGTTGCTACGCGTAAGCCAGCAATTCAAGCTTTTCAGCGCAAAGCCGGATATGGCGATAGTTCCAAATGGACTCACGTTGCCGGTAGCCTTGGAGGATTAGATGCTGTTGAGGCAAATATCCCACAATCAAGAGTGATTAACTTACAAAAGGAGTATGTTGATAGAGGATTTGAAATAAAAGTTATGCGAAGAAAAGGTCAAATTGAACACAAGCGCTATAAGGTCGCTCTATGGTGGGCAACAATGAATAACTTACCTTATGATGCCCTGCAGTTCTTTTGGTTTCCTTTGTCAATTTTGTGTGGTAAGATTGGTTTAGTTTTGCATAGTTTATTTAGCAGTAAAAAAAGATTTGTTTGTTCTGAGCTGATAGCAGCAGGTTTTTATAAAGAAGGCGATTATCTTTTTAATAAGCCGCAACAAGAAGCGTTACCTGCCGATTTTGATAATCCTGCCTTGTTTGAAGAAGTAAAAGATATTTGGCTTGCAAACAGACGATAGGTTTACCGTATACTCACGTTAAAAAAAAGATTGTTAACCTCTATTAGAAACAGTAGGGGTTATTTTTTTGGACAAAGGAATTCTGTATATTGCGAAAAACGAAAAAAAAATTACGAAAAACACTTGACAAAATACGAAAATCGCGCTATATAAATAATTGATGAAAAAAGAAATCAAATATGGAAATATTTTTGATGTAGGGCTCGACGAGCCGGTATACACGAGCGGGGTCATTAATAAACTTCTCGGTATACCAGTGTGGGTTCTTAAGCAGCTCGATAAAGAGAATATTATTCGTCCACTCAGAAAAAAAGGTAAGTCGCGGCTATACTCGAAAAACGAACTAAACAAATTAAGCCATATTTGGTATCTGATGAAAGAGAAGGGAGTAAAAGTGGACGGTTTAAAAATTATATTAGAGATGGAAGAGAAAATGTTTGCAAAGACCTAAATTTTTTTACCCGTATGTTGGCACTCTTCTCTATCAAGTGCTATTAGGAGTGGAAGATTATAGGAGGTGATTAATATGGATTTAGTTCCTTGGAAACCACTAGACCGTTTATGGGATCCATTCTCTGAAATTGAGCAGCTCCAGGAGCGCATGAACAGCCTTTTTAGTTCCTCGCTTGCCCGGTTTCCCGAGAAAAAGGGCCAGATGATGTTTAAGGGCTGGGGCCCTGAAGTGGATATTCACGACCTTAAAGACAAGGTAGTGGTTAAGGCGGATATTCCCGGCATGGAGAAGAAGGATTTTGATATTTCAGTATATGGCAACACCCTGGTTATTAAAGGCGAGAAGAAACACGCGCAAGAGATTAAGGAAAAGGATTGCGTACGCTCAGAAAGGTTCTACGGCAGCTTTAACCGCACGGTTACTCTTCCGGCAGAGGTTGATGACCGCAGAGTAAAAGCAACATATAAGGAAGGGGTATTAGAGCTTATTCTTCCCAAAAAGAAAGGCTCACGATACCGGAATATTAAAGTCGAAGTAAAATAAAAAATACAATAAAAACTTAAATCTTATTTTTCCTTCATCGTAAGGGAGGTGACAAATCTTTGCCATGAAGAAACGAAAAACTGTCGCTAAAAAGAAATCTTTGACACGGACAAAAACTCTTAAGGAAAAGCCCATTGAAGAGAAGGAAGAGATGAAACCAGAGATAACTCAACAGGACATTCAAGGAAAGGAGGAGGTGGCTATGCAGATTACGCCATTAGGAGACAGGATTTTAGTTAAGCCTTTGGAAGCTGAAGAGAAGACCAAAGGAGGGATTATCTTACCGGATACTGCCAAGGAGAAGCCGCAGGAGGGTAGAGTTGTGGCAGTGGGCAAGGGTAAGGTTTTAGATGATGGCAAGGTTCAACCCTTAGAAGTTAAGCCCGGAGATAAAATCCTCTACGGAAAATATTCCGGCACAGAAATAAAATTAGAAGACGAAGAGCATCTGATTATTAAGGAAGAGGATGTTTTAGCTATAATCACTGATTAAAAATGAAAGAGAGGTGAATTCAATATGGCAAAACAACTTTCTTTTGGTGAAGAGGCCAGGCAGAAAATATTAAAAGGCGTAGAGAAATTGTCTGATGCGGTAGTAGTTACCTTAGGTCCCAAAGGCCGTAATGTAGTTTTGGATAAAAAATTCGGCTCACCGACTATTACTAAAGACGGCGTTACGGTAGCAAAAGAAATCGAGCTTGAGGATGCCTATGAAAATATGGGCGCTCAGATGGTTAAGGAAGTAGCTGAGAAGACATCTGATACTGCGGGTGATGGTACGACTACAGCTACGCTTTTGACTCACTCAATCTATAAGGAAGGCATGAAAAACGTCACTGCCGGCGCCAATCCTATGGGCCTTAAAAGAGGCATAGACAAGGCAGTGGAAGTGGTCATTGATGAGCTGAAAAGAATGGCAAAACCGATTAAAGACAAAAAAGAAACCAGCCAGATCGCCACTATCTCAGCCAACGGGGACGAAACCATAGGCAATCTCTTGGCTGATGCTATGGATAAAGTAGGCAAGGATGGCGTGGTCACTGTAGAAGAAGCAAAGTCTATGGCCACAACCCTTGATGTAGTTGAGGGTATGCAATTTGACCAGGGGTATCTTTCTCCTTACTTTGTGACTGATGCCGAGAGGATGGAGTGCGTGTTGGAAGAGCCGTATATTTTAATCTATGAGAAAAAAATATCGGCGGTAAAAGACATCATTCCATTGCTTGAGAAAACCGCCCAGCAGGGTAAGCCACTGCTAATTATTTCAGAAGAGGTTGAAGGCGAAGCCTTGGCAACCTTGGTAGTTAACAAGATTAGGGGTACGCTCAATGTCTGTGCGGTAAAAGCTCCGGGTTACGGCGACAGAAGAAAGGCAATGCTTCAAGATATTGCTATTCTAACCGGCGGGAAGATGCTTGCCGAAGACTTAGGTATCAAATTAGAGAGCACTCAGTTATCTGATTTGGGCAAAGCCAAGAGAGTCAAAATTGATAAGGAAAATACCACCATAATCGAAGGAGCGGGTAAAACCTCGGATATTAAAGGAAGAATTGAGCAAATAAAGAAGGAAATTGACAAAACCGATTCTGATTATGATCGGGAGAAACTTCAGGAACGTTTAGCAAAGCTCTCAGGTGGTGTGGCGGTAGTTAATGTGGGCGCTGCTACCGAAACTGAGATGAAAGAAAAGAAAATGCGCGTTGAGGATGCGCTTCATGCCACTAGGGCAGCAGTTGAAGAGGGTATTGTTCCTGGAGGCGGGGTTGCACTTCTAAGGACGATTCCCCGGGTGGAAGCTCTTAAACTTGAAGGGGATGAGAAAATAGGAGTTGATATTGTGAGGCGTGCCCTGGAAGAGCCAATCAGGCAGATTGCCCAGAATGCCGGGGTGGAAGGTGTGGTAGTAGCTCAAAAAGTCAAAGACGAAAAAGGCTCTTTTGGTTACAACGCCGAAACAGGCGAATACACTGATTTAATTAAGTCAGGTGTTATTGACCCGGTAAAAGTGGTGAGGCTTGCCATACAGAATGCTTCAAGTATTGCAGGGCTCATGCTTACTACAGAGGCAGTAGTTTGTGACCTCCCGGAAAAAGAAAAAATGCCTCCCATGCCGCCATCGCCGCATGGTGAGTATTAATCGCAACTAAAGGTTAAAAATAGAGGGCTGCTGTCGTTATTAATGGCGGCAGCCCTTTATCACAAAAAATAAAAATAGTAAAACGTTATGATAAATAGCTATGCACGAAAATATACTCAAAAACATAGATATTGTGGCATTAGAGAAAGAATACGGGGTGTTAAAAAAATCAAATGGTAATTATCGTTGCCGTAAATGCCTGATGATAGACGGTTATGCCGAAGAAGAAAAGAAATGCCGCTGGTGCGGTTACGAGCTTTTTGAGATAGATAAGGCATGAGTTCAAAAAGAAAGCTACAGATTAAATTCAGGCAAAAATTGAAGAGACGCCGAAGGCGGCTTAATCTGCTAAAGAAAGGCATTGATCCAAAAGATTATTTTTGTGGGGGATGTTATCTAAGAAACAATTCAAAAACACAATGGAAAGAAAGCCAAAATTTGTAACAACGGATAGTTCTAAGAAAGAAAAGCCATGTTGCCAGACGCTGAATAAACAGAAATCAGAGATTGAGAATTATATTGTCCAGCTTGTTGAGGCTCGTGAGGATTTTATTAAAACCAAATGGGCATGGGGAATTATTAAAGCAATAGAGCCATTGTCAGGAGAAAAGGTATCGAAGGGCAAGAAATCGTTTTTATGCGAAAAGTGCGAATCTTATATTATGCCCCGTAAAAGACTAGCAGAGTTGGTGATATTAGGCAGTAAGGGCTAAGATAGTAATATGGCGATGAGCGGAAAAATCAGGTGTCCCTGGTGCGAAAAAATTTTTGATTCCCCTGCAAACCGCAAAGACAAAGATACCATAGAATGCCCAGCTTGCTTTACTAAATTGGAGATTACGCAAGCTTCTCCAGTGCAAGTAAAAATAGCTGGCGAAGTTGATGATTATATGTACGAAGAATATGATGATTGGAAATAAATAAGCCTTATTTTATGAAAGGGGCAAAGAGAGATGAAAAAAGATTTGAAGTGCAGAAAACATAAATATATAGGTAAGAGAATGGAAATCGTTCCTTTGCATACGGGTCTGCCTACAGAATGTAAGATTTGCGGCAAAATGTATTTTTCCGATAACCCTTTGGTTTTTAGAACAGCCTCTCTTAAGAAAGTAAGTATCTGCACTGCTTGCCAGGAAAAGTTGCATTGCGCTAAATGTAAACAGAAATTCATATTAAAGAAATTTTTTGTTGCAGAATGCACTCAGTGCGGTAATTTGGAATTCTACTGCAAGAAGTGTAGTAAAAAATTGCCGACCTTGCCTTTAGGTTGCGAGCCGCATGAGCAGATTTTACGCAAGATGCAGACAATTCTAAGAGAGTATATGCCGGATCTTGGCGATAATCTGCCTAAAAATTTAAAAGACCTTAAGAAATTCAAAGGTTTTGGGGATATACCTTCATACCTTTTTCTCCATTTCAATATCATTCTGCCTCCGGATTTTGGCAAGTTTGAAGAGGAAGACGATGATGCGGATTGGTGGAAGAAATAAGATAATGGATAGCCTTATTAACAAATACATCGTGTATCTGATAGCAACTAAAAAAGAGTTTTCCAAGCAACTTATTTTCAAAGATGGACATGGCAAGCAAAATTATAGGGAAAGAGGAAATGAGAAAGTCAGCGGATTTAAAACGGAATAAGAGATTACCTCTAATTGAAATCATGGCGGGCCTTTTTGGGCAAGCCTCTACTGTGGGGATGTCGGCATGGATTCCTCCCTCGTCAATTTATAAATTTAGCAAAATATCTTCAAAGTAAAAATAGATGTTTCGCGAAATATATGAGGCCAAAAGAATAAATGATGTGGGACGAAAAAGAAGACGAACAGGACCGGCAATTCGAAAAAATGACGGCTACGCATTTGTATTGCAACAATTGCGGCAGGTCAATGCCGGTGCAAGAAATATTGCTGTTGGTGTTGCCCGACGGTGAATTATACGATTACCGTTGTATGCAATGCCATGAATCAGTTGGCACGCGCAAGGAAACAAAAAGGCCATCTTTAGAGATAAAAGGCGGATAAATTAAATATATGGACATTGCTAAATGTATTTACCGGGTTTCTCAAGGGGTATTTTTTGTAGTATTAAAATTATTCTTCCGCTTAGAGATAAAAGGCAAGGAAAATATACCTCAAAATGGCCCTGTCATATTAGTTGCCAATCACTTCAGCCTTCTTGATCCATTCGTAGTCACCTGTTGCACAGACCGCATTATCCACTGGTTAGTAGCCAGTTGGGTTTTTAGAATCAAGCCCTTTTCTTTCTTTGCTAAACGGATTCCATTCTTAAAAGTAGAGCCGGGCAAAGGCAATAATAAAGAAGCGCTTAAACAGGCGATGAGCATTCTAAGGGACGGCCGTGTTATCGGAGTATTCCCTGAAGGGAAATTAGCAAAGAACGGCGGATTAAATCCATTCTTTTCTGGTACTGCGTATCTCGGAATCAAATCCAAAGTTCCTATCATTCCGCTATATATAAACGGTAGTGACAAACTGCATAAGATTTCAGTCTTCATTGGAGAAGAATTTTCTTTTGACGGAATATACGATCCTGCAAATAAAGAGCATTTGGCAGAATGCAGCCTGTTTATTAGACATAGAATAGAAGAATTAAAGAATGGAGCGGATGATAGGCCTAAGGATCTATATAGTATTAAAACTCCATGTTAAAACGTATTGATTCTTTAATTTTTTTTATTAAAATAAGCTTTTATAGGAATCTAATTATAAGGGAACAAACAGCGATACCCAAAAGACGATCACTGTTGAACTAAAAACAATCACTTCTTTGAAAGTTGTCGAGAAGGTAAGAGTTGAGGTTAAATGCGACAGCAATAAAACAGGGACTGTAACAGTAATTCAGACGAAGAAAGACAAAAAATAAAAGGAGGTGGATAAAATGAGATACATGCTGGTTGTAGGTTTGGTGGTTGTGTTAAGTTCCACTTTTTGCTTTGCCCAGATGCCGGTAACGCCTAACGTTTCTCCTCTTTCGACAAGCGCATCTGAAACAAAGATCCTCAGTGGTAAAGTTGATTCTGTAACAGTTGCCGATCCTGTAAAAGGCACAAAGTCAGAAATCACCGTTGTGGATGAGGCCGGAAATAAGACTACGGTTTCAATTTCGCCTACCACGAAGATCTATGATAACGACTGGAAAACCATATCTCTGGATCAGGTTAAAAAAGACGACAGCATCAAAGTAACATATGCTGTGATAGAAGGTATCAATGAAGCTGTTTCAGTTAATTTAAAGAAATAGCAGGGGATATTCCTTTATTGCGGCGGACATTTGGACAGATGTCCGCCGCCTTTCCATGTAATCAAAAAATGTTCAAGAGAGGTCTATTTATAACAGGTCTTTTTGCGGTATGTTTTCTTCCCCTGGGCATTCTTGCGAATAAGGCGCATGCTGTATTAGACAAAACAAAAGACAAGATTGGCGTTGTATATTGGCACGGCAATCCCGCAGAAAGAAAAATCGCGCTTACCTTTGACGACGGTCCGAATGAGCCTTATACGTCGCAGATTTTAAATATCCTTAAATCATATAATATCAAAGCCACCTTTTTCTTGATCGGCAAAAACGTAGATTCCTATCCAGAAATAGCCAGGAGGATAGTAAGAGAAGGACATTGCATAGGCAATCATACTTACAGTCATCCTGATTTAGCTTTGGAGTTGAAGTTCCAAATTGACGAGCAGATAAAAGCATGTGAAGACGCCATATTTAATGCCACAGGCATACGGACAAATCTATTCAGGCCTCCTTACGGCCTTGATAACCCATGGGTTTTTAGGGAGGCAGAAAACTTGGGTTACGTAATAATCAAGTGGTCAGTAACCGGCGGCAACGGAGGAGCAGAGATAACGGCAGATAAGATTGTAAAGAGAATACTGGATAGCGTTGAAAACGGTTCTATTATACTGCTTCATGACGGAAACAGGCTTGCCAAAGGGGCAGACCGTAGCCAACTGGTAAAAGCGCTGCCTGTAATTATCGAATCCCTTCAAAGGAGAGGCTATCAATTTGTTACAATACCGGAATTATTGAATCTTAATAGTCGTATTCCGGATATTCCCACAGCCATATAAAACAAGGAGGTTGGAAAATGAATTATACGGGCGTAACGGCAATTAACGAAAAGGTAAAGCAGGAAAGCAGTTTTGTCATCAGCCTAAAGCAGGAGATAGAAAAGGTTATTGTCGGGCAAAAATATTTGATTGAGCGGCTCTTAGTTGGGCTTTTAGCCAATGGCCATATGCTTGTTGAAGGCGTGCCCGGACTTGCCAAAACACTTTCTGTAAAAACCCTATCGCATGCGATTAATACGAAATTCCAGAGAATTCAGTTTACCCCTGACCTTCTGCCTGCGGATTTAATCGGGACGCTTGTTTATAATCCTAAAGATGGGGCATTTACTACCAAAAAAGGCCCTATTTTTGCCAATATTATTTTGGCTGATGAGATTAACCGCGCTCCGGCAAAAGTGCAGAGCGCGCTCTTAGAAGCAATGCAGGAAAGACAAGTTACCATTGGCGAGAATACTTTTAAATTAGACGAGCCGTTTTTGGTGATGGCTACACAAAACCCGATAGAACAAGAAGGAACCTATCCTTTGCCTGAAGCGCAGGTTGACAGGTTTATGCTAAAAATCAACATCACCTATCCGAATAAAGATGAAGAGCGCAAGATTCTTAAAGAAATGAGTGTTACGGATAAGGAGATAAAGGTTTCTCCGGTAGTCGGGCCCGAAGACATTAAGCGCGCCCGGAGAGTAGTTAATGAAATCTATATGGATGAGAAGCTTGAGAATTACATTATTGATATTGTGTTTGCTACCAGAGAGCCAGCCAAATATAAGTTGAACGATTTAACCAATTTAATCCAGTATGGCGCTTCTCCACGCGCAAGCATTTATTTGACGCTTGCCTCAAAAGCTTATGCTTTTATCCAGGGTAGAGGCTATGTCACGCCACAGGATGTAAAGTCCATTGGTCCGGATATCTTAAGGCATAGGGTGATTGTCAGCTACGAAGCAGAGGCAGAGGAGAAGACGTCGGAAGATATTATTAAGCGTATATTTGATGAGGTTGAGGTTCCTTAAATGATCCCTAAAGAAGTTTTAAAACAGATTAGGCGCATTCAGATAACCACCTCGCGTATGGTTACTGATGTATTTTCCGGGCAATACCAGAGTGTGTTTAAGGGAAGGGGTATGGAGTTTGATGAAGTGCGAGAATACCAGGTAGGTGATGAAATCCGCTCTATTGACTGGAATGTTACTGCGCGCATGGGGCATCCATATATTAAGAAGTTTATGGAGGAAAGAGAGCTGACGGTAATGTTGTTATTGGATTTGTCTGGCTCTTCTTATTTCGGCACAGTTAATAAATTAAAAAGGCAAATTGCCGCAGAGATTTGCTCGGTCTTGGCTTTTTCGGCAATTCGCAATAATGATAAAGTAGGGCTGATTATTTTTACTGATAAAATCGAGAAATTTGTCCCGGCCAAAAAAGGCATAAGCCATGTTCTGCGCATCATTAGAGAGGCATTGTATTTTAACCCACAAGGCAAAAAAACAGACATTCCCGCGGCCTTAGAATATCTCAATAAAGTATGCAAGCGTAGCACAGTTACTTTTATTGTCTCTGATTTTTATGATGCTAACTTTGAGAAGCCGCTTTCCATTGCCAATAAGCGCCACGATTTGGTGAGTATTACTATAACCGACCCCAAAGAGCTGGATTTGCCTAATATCGGCATGGCGCAATTCGATGATCCGGAAACCGGCAAGACATTTAATCTGGATACCTCAAATGAAACTTTACGCCGCTCTTTCCGGGAGAACGCATTAAAGATAACAGGCGAACGCAAGAAAACATTTGATAGATTGGGGGTAGATAGCGTAGATATCCGCTGCGATATCCCCTACAACCGCACCTTATTTAAATTTTTCCGCATGCGGGAAAGGAGGTTACGTTAAATGCGCCAGGTTTTCTTTTCCATAATTATAGTTTTAATGTTAGCGGTTTTAATGTTTTTGGTGGCAAATTTACCTACACGGATAGTTAAACCTAAAGAGCAGAGTTCTTTCTTGACCAGCCCAAGCCAGATAGACTATGCTAACAAGCTTTTAAGCAAAGGGCTAAAGAGTGAGGCCGCTGAAGCATTCGAAGAATATCTTGCTGTTGGCAAGATACAGCCACAAGAAGAGGCACAGTTTTTATATAAACTAGGCAGTATTTATATGGAGTTATATAAGTATGAGAAGGCGCTGAAAAGTTTCTATAAAGCAGAGATGTTAAATCCAAAGGCAGACTTCGCTCAAGAAATGAACCAAAAGATAATTGAGGCATTGGAGAATTTGGGAATGAGCAGCCAGGCCAGATACGAATTGGAGGCGCGGACTTCTTTGGGCAAAGAAAAACAGGCAAAGGGAAAGGTAGTTGCGCGTATCGGAAAAAGAGAAATAACCGATACTGAGATTGATGAAGCTATCAAGAATGTTCCGCAATGGATGAGAAAGAGTTTAGAAGAGCCAGAAAGGCGCCTGGAATTCATTAGAAATTACGTCGGGCAGGAAGTTCTTTATACAAAAGCAAAGCGTTTAGGGTTGGACACAAAAGAAGAAACCCGCTCAACCTTAGAGCAGCTAAAAAAACAGATTGTGGTTGAACAGCTTTTAGGTAAAGAGATACAGGAAAAACTGGATAAGATTAGCCCCGAAGATATCAAATTATATTACGAAGCCAA
Above is a window of Patescibacteria group bacterium DNA encoding:
- a CDS encoding MoxR family ATPase, whose translation is MNYTGVTAINEKVKQESSFVISLKQEIEKVIVGQKYLIERLLVGLLANGHMLVEGVPGLAKTLSVKTLSHAINTKFQRIQFTPDLLPADLIGTLVYNPKDGAFTTKKGPIFANIILADEINRAPAKVQSALLEAMQERQVTIGENTFKLDEPFLVMATQNPIEQEGTYPLPEAQVDRFMLKINITYPNKDEERKILKEMSVTDKEIKVSPVVGPEDIKRARRVVNEIYMDEKLENYIIDIVFATREPAKYKLNDLTNLIQYGASPRASIYLTLASKAYAFIQGRGYVTPQDVKSIGPDILRHRVIVSYEAEAEEKTSEDIIKRIFDEVEVP
- a CDS encoding DUF58 domain-containing protein yields the protein MIPKEVLKQIRRIQITTSRMVTDVFSGQYQSVFKGRGMEFDEVREYQVGDEIRSIDWNVTARMGHPYIKKFMEERELTVMLLLDLSGSSYFGTVNKLKRQIAAEICSVLAFSAIRNNDKVGLIIFTDKIEKFVPAKKGISHVLRIIREALYFNPQGKKTDIPAALEYLNKVCKRSTVTFIVSDFYDANFEKPLSIANKRHDLVSITITDPKELDLPNIGMAQFDDPETGKTFNLDTSNETLRRSFRENALKITGERKKTFDRLGVDSVDIRCDIPYNRTLFKFFRMRERRLR
- a CDS encoding peptidyl-prolyl cis-trans isomerase, with the protein product MRQVFFSIIIVLMLAVLMFLVANLPTRIVKPKEQSSFLTSPSQIDYANKLLSKGLKSEAAEAFEEYLAVGKIQPQEEAQFLYKLGSIYMELYKYEKALKSFYKAEMLNPKADFAQEMNQKIIEALENLGMSSQARYELEARTSLGKEKQAKGKVVARIGKREITDTEIDEAIKNVPQWMRKSLEEPERRLEFIRNYVGQEVLYTKAKRLGLDTKEETRSTLEQLKKQIVVEQLLGKEIQEKLDKISPEDIKLYYEANKDSFSEPAQIKVAFLSFENESQKDEMVQKLKKQEGKSQEASITEGDSSIAGIGEAKDVIAGLFLKEKGQISDPLKIKDKFYVFSILEKRQKRQKSFDEVKSEVEYEYKMKKQQEISQDLLKKALEEQEVEIFETGNKNETKKDN
- a CDS encoding polysaccharide deacetylase family protein, yielding MFKRGLFITGLFAVCFLPLGILANKAHAVLDKTKDKIGVVYWHGNPAERKIALTFDDGPNEPYTSQILNILKSYNIKATFFLIGKNVDSYPEIARRIVREGHCIGNHTYSHPDLALELKFQIDEQIKACEDAIFNATGIRTNLFRPPYGLDNPWVFREAENLGYVIIKWSVTGGNGGAEITADKIVKRILDSVENGSIILLHDGNRLAKGADRSQLVKALPVIIESLQRRGYQFVTIPELLNLNSRIPDIPTAI